A genome region from Hymenobacter tibetensis includes the following:
- a CDS encoding DUF305 domain-containing protein produces the protein MTLTLRHLSLLSLLAATPVVVAHAQTPDHHRMPAAKRNEPHTMTDMAPAALPPGSPAATFHQQMDSVMTVMDQGMHQMGGVPPTDIDASFAAMMVPHHQGAVDMARLQLLYGKDLELRRLAQSIIAEQQVEIQQMTAWLRKHSAAASSPPAAAHH, from the coding sequence ATGACCCTCACCCTAAGACACTTGTCGTTACTTTCGCTTTTGGCTGCTACGCCAGTGGTCGTAGCGCATGCGCAAACGCCCGACCACCACCGCATGCCAGCTGCCAAGCGTAACGAACCGCACACTATGACCGACATGGCCCCGGCCGCTTTACCTCCCGGTTCGCCCGCGGCGACTTTTCACCAGCAGATGGATTCGGTGATGACGGTAATGGACCAGGGCATGCACCAGATGGGTGGCGTGCCGCCTACCGATATCGACGCCAGCTTCGCGGCCATGATGGTGCCTCACCACCAGGGTGCCGTCGACATGGCCCGCTTGCAGTTGCTCTACGGCAAAGACCTTGAACTGCGCCGGCTAGCCCAAAGCATTATTGCCGAGCAGCAAGTCGAGATTCAGCAGATGACTGCCTGGCTGCGCAAGCACAGTGCCGCCGCGTCTAGCCCGCCCGCCGCGGCGCACCACTGA
- a CDS encoding YncE family protein, which translates to MKYLLLVPLLAGRLPGYAQAVSHRDRVYTADQIFNTVSVIDPVDNKLLGQIILGKPQPDILTPLYRGQALVHGLGMAPDHKTLAVVSIGSNNVTFIDPATNAMKGSVYVGRAPHEPTFRPDGKQVWVTVRGEDYVSVIDVATMRETRRVPVPNGPGMVAFSPDNKLAFVCSSFSPELTVVDAATYKTIKHLPVASPFSPNIFATKDGQQVWFTHKDVGKVSVLDVKTLRITKVFDTGPITNHVTTLDTKLGKVAYVSVGGEDVVKVYSREPGFKQLATIPVGTLPHGIWAAGDASRVYVNLENGDSVVAINTATNQVIGKVKVGQAPMALVYVPEAVPAGATGLSNLGRQLMDQPAVVRELKAVGGGAAAGSLVTRSEGLVDLASFSLMHLEPDTEYDVYLSRATQAPYSRDYPLLTVRTDAKGGAMAQTLGPVQDVKNADLGSTSKAYHRVVVAPKASGSAPVLLSE; encoded by the coding sequence ATGAAATACTTGCTTTTAGTGCCCCTCTTGGCGGGGAGGCTGCCGGGCTATGCGCAAGCCGTAAGCCACCGCGACCGGGTGTACACTGCCGACCAAATTTTCAACACGGTGTCGGTAATAGACCCAGTGGATAACAAGCTGTTGGGGCAGATCATCCTGGGGAAGCCGCAGCCCGATATTCTCACGCCGCTTTACCGGGGCCAGGCGCTGGTGCACGGCCTAGGCATGGCGCCCGACCACAAAACACTGGCCGTAGTGTCGATTGGCTCCAACAATGTGACGTTCATCGACCCCGCCACCAACGCCATGAAAGGCAGCGTGTACGTGGGGCGGGCCCCGCACGAGCCTACCTTCCGGCCCGACGGCAAACAGGTGTGGGTGACGGTACGCGGGGAAGACTACGTGTCGGTGATAGACGTGGCTACGATGCGCGAAACCCGCCGCGTGCCGGTGCCCAATGGCCCTGGCATGGTCGCCTTCAGCCCCGACAACAAACTAGCTTTCGTGTGCTCCAGCTTCTCGCCCGAACTGACGGTGGTGGATGCCGCAACGTACAAAACAATCAAGCACCTACCCGTCGCCAGCCCCTTCTCGCCCAACATCTTCGCCACCAAAGATGGTCAGCAAGTGTGGTTTACGCACAAGGACGTGGGCAAGGTATCGGTGCTGGATGTGAAGACGTTGCGCATCACCAAAGTGTTCGATACCGGCCCCATCACCAACCACGTCACCACCCTGGATACCAAGCTGGGCAAGGTGGCCTACGTGAGCGTGGGCGGCGAAGACGTGGTGAAAGTATACTCCCGCGAGCCGGGCTTCAAGCAACTGGCCACTATTCCAGTAGGCACGTTGCCACACGGCATCTGGGCCGCCGGCGACGCCAGCCGGGTGTACGTGAACCTGGAAAATGGCGACTCGGTGGTCGCCATCAACACCGCGACCAACCAAGTAATCGGGAAAGTGAAAGTCGGTCAGGCGCCGATGGCGCTGGTGTACGTGCCAGAGGCCGTGCCCGCGGGGGCTACGGGCCTCAGCAACCTAGGTCGGCAGCTCATGGACCAGCCCGCGGTGGTACGCGAGCTGAAGGCCGTTGGGGGCGGGGCAGCAGCTGGCTCGCTGGTTACGCGCTCCGAAGGCCTGGTTGACCTCGCCTCCTTCTCGCTGATGCACCTGGAGCCCGATACCGAATACGACGTGTACTTGAGCCGCGCCACCCAGGCCCCCTATTCTCGCGATTACCCCCTGCTCACGGTGCGCACCGACGCCAAAGGTGGCGCCATGGCCCAGACCCTGGGCCCGGTGCAAGACGTGAAAAACGCCGACTTAGGCAGCACCAGCAAAGCGTACCATCGGGTGGTCGTGGCCCCCAAAGCGTCCGGCAGCGCCCCGGTGCTGCTCAGCGAGTAG
- a CDS encoding Dps family protein — protein sequence MKTTIGISAENREVVAHQLAKLLADEFVLYTKTLRAHWNLEGPDFHSVHLYFEELYKQAADRADDVAERIRQLGHYAPASLKNFLQLTHLTEQDTAGTDSLNLIRVLLQDHESIIEFIRGTIDEFQTAHKDAGTSDFVTDLLEKHEKTAWMLRAHLK from the coding sequence ATGAAAACTACTATTGGCATTTCCGCCGAAAACCGGGAGGTAGTCGCGCACCAGCTGGCCAAGCTGCTGGCCGACGAATTCGTGCTCTACACCAAAACCCTGCGGGCGCACTGGAACCTGGAAGGCCCTGATTTTCATAGCGTGCACTTGTACTTCGAGGAGCTGTATAAGCAGGCCGCCGACCGGGCCGATGATGTAGCCGAGCGCATCCGGCAGCTAGGCCACTACGCGCCCGCTTCGCTAAAGAATTTCCTGCAGCTCACCCACCTAACCGAGCAGGACACCGCCGGCACCGACAGCCTCAACTTGATTCGGGTGCTGCTGCAAGACCACGAAAGCATCATCGAATTTATTCGGGGCACCATCGACGAGTTTCAGACTGCGCACAAGGACGCGGGCACCAGTGACTTCGTGACTGACCTACTGGAAAAGCACGAAAAAACCGCCTGGATGCTACGGGCCCACCTGAAGTAA
- a CDS encoding SDR family NAD(P)-dependent oxidoreductase: protein MNRLTDKIVFVTGGSRGIGAGIVRRLAAEGADVAFTYTNSASQADALVAEVAGTGRRVLAIQADSGDTTAIRAAVAETVAQFGRIDVLVNNAGVFITGTVDDAGADLAAFDRQLAVNVAGVATTVRAAVPYIGEGGRIISIGSTGGSRAPFPGIADYVATKAAIAAYTRGWALDLGSKGITVNVIQPGNIDTEMNPATSDFAPAQAAGTALGRYGRVEEIAATVAFLASAEASYITGATINVDGGQSA, encoded by the coding sequence ATGAATCGCTTGACCGATAAAATTGTTTTTGTAACGGGTGGCAGCCGCGGTATTGGAGCCGGCATTGTGCGGCGGTTGGCTGCGGAAGGAGCCGATGTGGCCTTCACTTACACCAACTCCGCCTCCCAGGCTGACGCCTTGGTAGCCGAGGTAGCCGGTACGGGCCGCCGGGTGCTGGCTATTCAAGCCGACAGCGGCGATACAACCGCTATTCGGGCGGCCGTGGCCGAGACGGTGGCGCAGTTCGGGCGCATTGATGTGCTGGTAAACAATGCGGGCGTGTTCATCACGGGTACCGTCGACGATGCCGGCGCCGATCTGGCCGCCTTCGATCGACAACTGGCCGTCAACGTGGCGGGCGTGGCTACTACCGTGCGGGCCGCCGTGCCCTATATCGGGGAGGGGGGGCGCATCATCTCCATCGGGTCTACCGGCGGCAGTCGGGCCCCCTTTCCCGGCATTGCCGATTACGTAGCCACCAAAGCCGCAATAGCGGCCTACACCCGCGGCTGGGCCCTCGACTTAGGCTCTAAAGGCATCACGGTGAACGTGATACAGCCCGGCAACATCGACACGGAGATGAACCCGGCCACGAGCGACTTTGCGCCTGCACAAGCCGCCGGCACAGCGCTGGGGCGCTACGGGCGGGTAGAGGAAATTGCCGCCACGGTGGCTTTCCTGGCCAGCGCCGAAGCCTCTTACATCACCGGAGCCACTATCAATGTGGATGGCGGGCAAAGCGCTTAG
- a CDS encoding quinone oxidoreductase family protein: MGSLSSDAPTGVVYMQAPGPPSVLVYGQEKVGAPGPGQVRVRQAAIGVNFVDTYFRNGSFKVGSFPFVPGVEAAGTIEAVGPGVTGFQEGDRVAYHFVVGAYAEVRLLPTDNLVHLPDGITLPQAAAVTTKGLMAWALLRRVYPVQNGTVVLVHAAAGGVGGLTARWARALGATVIGTVGAAAKLAVVQPYLDYAIATDQEDFAARVLEITAGRGVDVAYDGVGQATFAASVPVVKPGGTLVLYGSSSGRPQPLAPAELAQRQLTVVSPVLGTYLPTQATLEQAAADVYGALQKGWFGELTTQTYPLAEAARAHADLEARRTTGSVLLLP; the protein is encoded by the coding sequence ATGGGCTCCCTTTCGTCAGACGCGCCTACCGGCGTAGTATATATGCAAGCGCCCGGACCGCCCTCGGTCCTGGTGTATGGTCAGGAGAAAGTTGGGGCACCCGGACCGGGGCAGGTGCGCGTGCGGCAAGCGGCCATCGGCGTCAACTTCGTCGATACCTACTTCCGCAACGGCAGCTTCAAGGTGGGCTCTTTTCCTTTTGTCCCCGGCGTTGAAGCGGCGGGTACCATTGAGGCCGTCGGCCCGGGCGTGACCGGGTTCCAAGAAGGTGACCGGGTGGCGTATCACTTTGTAGTGGGCGCCTACGCCGAGGTTCGTCTGCTGCCTACCGACAACCTGGTCCACCTGCCGGATGGCATCACTTTACCCCAGGCGGCGGCCGTAACCACCAAGGGGCTGATGGCGTGGGCCTTGCTCCGGCGCGTTTATCCGGTGCAGAACGGCACCGTGGTTTTGGTGCACGCCGCAGCCGGCGGGGTGGGCGGGTTAACGGCGCGCTGGGCCCGGGCGCTGGGGGCCACGGTTATCGGCACGGTAGGCGCGGCGGCGAAACTGGCCGTTGTACAGCCCTACCTCGACTATGCCATTGCCACCGACCAAGAAGATTTCGCGGCGCGCGTGCTGGAAATCACCGCTGGACGAGGCGTTGACGTCGCGTATGATGGGGTAGGGCAAGCCACGTTTGCTGCCTCCGTGCCCGTGGTGAAGCCCGGCGGCACCCTCGTGCTGTACGGCTCGTCGTCGGGGCGTCCGCAACCGCTGGCGCCCGCCGAACTCGCTCAGCGTCAGCTTACTGTGGTGTCGCCCGTACTGGGCACCTACCTGCCTACTCAAGCCACGCTAGAGCAAGCCGCCGCTGACGTGTACGGTGCCCTCCAAAAGGGCTGGTTTGGAGAACTAACCACCCAGACCTACCCCCTAGCCGAAGCCGCCCGAGCCCACGCGGATTTGGAAGCCCGGCGCACCACGGGCTCCGTGCTTTTGCTGCCTTAG